A window of Campylobacter ureolyticus contains these coding sequences:
- the rpsU gene encoding 30S ribosomal protein S21 yields MPGIKVHPNESFDEAYRKFKKQTDRNLIVTEARARRFFEPNTEIRKKQKISARKKMLKRLYMLRRYESRL; encoded by the coding sequence TTGCCTGGTATTAAAGTGCATCCAAATGAGTCTTTTGACGAAGCTTACAGAAAGTTTAAAAAGCAAACTGATAGAAACTTAATCGTTACAGAAGCAAGAGCTAGAAGATTTTTTGAACCAAATACTGAAATAAGAAAAAAACAAAAAATTTCAGCTCGCAAAAAAATGCTAAAAAGACTTTATATGTTAAGACGTTACGAATCAAGACTCTAA
- the ccoG gene encoding cytochrome c oxidase accessory protein CcoG, producing the protein MPINAKFKTNYTKKRYFVFGLIAIVALILPFITIGENHFFLLSFDKKELHLLFSVFSTQELFLMPFVLIMAFLGIFFITTLGGRIWCGWGCPQTSFRIFYRDFICTKLLKIRKNIKNKQLHPKGQFVKKTIAKIIFACFTLLMASNFMWYFIPPEDFFRYLANPSEHLLMVGIVLGVALFIFTDVVFIAENFCIYICPYARVQSVMFDENTLQVMYDEERGGKIYDEKHNKINDRPTGEDDECIGCLACVKVCPTHIDIRRGLQLECINCLECADACSNIMARQNKPSLVRWTSEHALKHGKTKILRFRTVAYMVALSIAFVALLIVGSKRETMLLNINRDSSFYNLKVENSQVVIENNYIFLIENTDKVAHEFYFETNNDKISVKKPKKPVKIDARKKDKIIVTLEANEGAFEKSNVDITIPLVINAYATDNKENINVKRDTIFVYPKNSVIENKLK; encoded by the coding sequence ATGCCAATTAATGCAAAATTTAAAACAAATTATACGAAAAAAAGATATTTTGTTTTTGGGCTTATAGCCATTGTTGCTTTAATTTTACCATTTATTACAATTGGTGAAAATCACTTTTTTTTATTAAGTTTTGATAAAAAAGAACTTCATCTTTTATTTTCCGTTTTTTCAACACAAGAGCTTTTTTTAATGCCTTTTGTTTTGATAATGGCCTTTTTAGGAATATTTTTTATCACAACTTTAGGAGGAAGAATTTGGTGTGGATGGGGCTGTCCTCAAACTAGTTTTAGGATATTTTATAGAGACTTCATATGCACAAAATTGCTTAAGATAAGAAAAAACATAAAAAATAAACAGCTTCACCCCAAAGGTCAATTTGTTAAAAAAACTATTGCAAAGATAATTTTTGCCTGTTTTACACTTTTAATGGCTTCAAATTTTATGTGGTATTTCATCCCACCAGAAGACTTTTTTAGATATTTAGCAAATCCAAGCGAACATCTTTTAATGGTTGGTATAGTTTTAGGAGTTGCTTTATTTATATTTACAGATGTTGTTTTTATAGCTGAGAATTTCTGCATATATATCTGTCCTTACGCAAGAGTTCAATCAGTAATGTTTGATGAAAACACCTTACAAGTTATGTATGATGAAGAAAGAGGCGGTAAAATTTATGATGAAAAACATAATAAAATAAACGACCGACCAACTGGCGAAGATGATGAATGCATCGGATGTTTAGCCTGTGTAAAAGTGTGTCCAACTCATATAGATATAAGGCGCGGTCTTCAGCTTGAATGTATAAACTGCCTAGAATGTGCTGATGCTTGTAGCAATATCATGGCAAGACAAAATAAACCTTCTTTAGTCAGATGGACTAGCGAACATGCTTTAAAACATGGTAAAACTAAAATTTTAAGATTTAGAACTGTTGCTTATATGGTTGCTTTGTCTATTGCATTTGTGGCTCTTTTAATAGTTGGATCAAAAAGAGAAACTATGCTTTTAAACATCAATAGAGATAGTAGCTTTTATAATTTAAAGGTTGAAAACAGCCAAGTTGTTATTGAAAATAACTATATATTTTTAATAGAAAATACAGATAAAGTAGCTCATGAGTTTTATTTCGAAACAAACAATGACAAAATAAGTGTTAAAAAGCCTAAAAAGCCTGTAAAAATTGATGCAAGAAAAAAAGATAAAATAATTGTGACTTTAGAGGCAAATGAAGGTGCTTTTGAAAAAAGCAATGTTGATATAACTATTCCTTTGGTAATTAATGCTTATGCTACTGATAACAAAGAAAATATAAATGTTAAAAGAGATACTATTTTTGTTTATCCAAAAAATAGCGTTATAGAAAATAAGCTAAAATAA
- a CDS encoding TetR/AcrR family transcriptional regulator: MEFNLENKRAKNRCETILEDALYLFLKKGYANTSLNDIVEKSGGSLATIYKYFENKEGLFKAIVLKAISKFKDDLEKNISVSSNLNLEEFLFKFSELYLTLILSPKSIALHRLILSEGFNMENHNIGKLFADECSKFLNEYLIDFLKSCKKTENLSVEDISKFANIYLFAIKEPFFYSSLINSKEVKLTQTDKKAHIDKTIKMLLYGFLG; encoded by the coding sequence GTGGAATTTAATTTAGAAAACAAAAGAGCAAAAAATAGATGTGAGACCATTTTAGAAGATGCTCTTTATCTTTTTTTAAAAAAAGGGTATGCAAACACAAGTTTAAACGATATAGTGGAAAAAAGCGGTGGCTCACTTGCTACAATTTATAAATATTTTGAAAATAAAGAAGGTCTTTTTAAAGCAATTGTTTTAAAAGCAATTTCTAAATTTAAAGATGATCTTGAAAAAAATATAAGTGTTAGCTCAAATTTAAATCTTGAAGAGTTTTTATTTAAATTTAGTGAGCTTTACTTAACACTTATCTTAAGTCCAAAATCCATAGCACTACATAGACTTATTTTAAGTGAAGGCTTTAATATGGAAAATCACAACATAGGCAAACTTTTTGCCGATGAGTGTTCCAAATTTTTAAATGAGTATTTGATTGATTTCTTAAAATCCTGTAAAAAAACTGAAAATTTAAGCGTCGAAGATATAAGCAAGTTTGCAAATATCTACCTTTTTGCTATAAAAGAACCATTTTTTTATAGTTCACTAATAAATTCAAAAGAAGTAAAGCTTACACAAACAGATAAAAAAGCACATATTGATAAAACTATAAAAATGCTCTTATATGGATTTTTAGGTTAA
- a CDS encoding efflux RND transporter periplasmic adaptor subunit, with product MKKKLLIIISCLLLITGCDSGKKQNQGKEAMKRTQGPVPVATFTANMTDELITLRYPARIVSDQSVDIIAKVPGTLIKQYFNPGDFVKKGDILFLIEPDKYEAAYEVAKANLALSKANFERARLDYNRAIKLNKTKSISQKDFDTAVANFKSAEASIKSSEALLKNAEVDLNYTKVIAPFDGILGDKYQDEGAYVGPQNPNLIRLTKLNPIYAKFAIADVDALRINSKTKNNEWVQKETFTKFYVKDMEFDGKTIFIDKVINQKTGSVDAKAIFDNNDSKLLPGSFGTVAMSGLYQKDGFKIPQIAVQQDATNTFVYVIEKNATTKKIVDIVFQTSEFAIISKGLTNGDKIIIDNFMKIAPGVPVKEIEVK from the coding sequence ATGAAAAAAAAGCTACTAATTATCATCTCTTGTTTGCTTTTAATAACAGGTTGTGATTCTGGTAAAAAACAAAACCAAGGAAAAGAAGCTATGAAAAGAACTCAAGGGCCTGTTCCAGTAGCTACTTTTACAGCTAATATGACAGATGAGCTAATCACATTAAGATATCCAGCAAGAATTGTAAGTGATCAAAGTGTTGATATTATTGCAAAAGTTCCTGGAACTTTGATAAAGCAATACTTTAATCCAGGTGATTTTGTAAAAAAAGGCGACATTTTATTTTTAATTGAGCCTGACAAATACGAAGCTGCCTATGAGGTTGCAAAAGCAAATTTAGCACTTTCAAAAGCAAATTTTGAAAGAGCAAGGCTTGATTATAATAGAGCTATAAAACTTAATAAAACAAAATCAATAAGCCAAAAAGACTTTGATACTGCAGTTGCAAATTTTAAAAGTGCAGAAGCTTCTATAAAAAGCTCAGAAGCTTTGCTTAAAAATGCAGAAGTTGATTTAAACTACACAAAAGTAATAGCACCATTTGATGGTATTTTAGGCGATAAATATCAAGACGAGGGTGCTTATGTAGGACCTCAAAATCCAAATTTAATCCGCCTTACAAAGCTTAATCCTATTTATGCAAAATTTGCAATTGCTGATGTTGATGCACTTAGAATAAACTCAAAAACAAAAAACAATGAATGGGTGCAAAAAGAAACTTTTACCAAATTTTATGTAAAAGATATGGAATTTGATGGAAAGACTATTTTTATAGATAAAGTTATAAATCAAAAAACAGGCTCGGTTGATGCAAAGGCTATATTTGATAACAATGACTCAAAACTTTTACCAGGAAGTTTTGGAACTGTTGCTATGAGTGGACTTTATCAAAAAGATGGTTTTAAAATACCTCAAATTGCAGTTCAACAAGATGCAACAAATACTTTTGTATATGTTATAGAAAAAAATGCAACTACAAAAAAAATAGTTGATATAGTTTTTCAAACAAGTGAATTTGCTATTATTTCAAAAGGACTTACAAATGGTGATAAAATTATAATTGATAATTTTATGAAAATAGCTCCTGGAGTTCCCGTAAAAGAAATAGAGGTTAAATAA
- a CDS encoding efflux RND transporter permease subunit — protein MFSKFFIHRPVFASVISIIIVIAGIISMRVLPVEEYPQLTPPRIVVKAIYSGADAQTIADTVAAPLEEAINGVENMIYMQSTSSSSGEMSLSVYFDVGTDPQEALVNVNNRIRIAQASLPEEVQRIGVNASEMNPNILEVVQFYDPTGKTDIVKLNNYININVVDEIKRVPGVGNAVLIGSKNYSMRIWIKPDLLQEYKITIPEVITSIREQNSQYATGKIGQQPMTTNNPYVYTIKPDGRLKSVKEFENIILRSNEIGSSLKLKDVAEISLGAENYAFEGFMKKYPGAPVLIFTQSNANALEVATAVNEKLKELSKSFPGGLTYKVPYDTTTFVQITIKEVVKTFIEAMALVFIVMYLFLGNIRATIIPMLAVPVSIIGSFAGLLIMGFSINMITLFAMILAIGIVVDDAIIVIENVERILEEEPNLSVIEATDKAMSEIVAPIISIVLVLSSVFIPVAFMEGFVGVIQKQFALTMVVAVAISGFCALTLTPALCALMLKKERGKQFWFVRKFNEFFNLSTRIYSAGVQKVLKHIIPSLIIVAIMIFAITSLFKIVPSGLVPNEDKGSLIVMNTLPSASSIARTIDHGHLLGNSVEQDKNVDLYALMAGYDLVSGSLRENASVMFIKLAHWNERKDLSQSSFALAGKYNKMFSQNRDGISFVVNPPPITGLSMTGGFELFAQTTTGKTYAQMQEDMKKVIAAANKRGDLFLVRTSLDTNFPQYNLTLDKDKIKAHGVSINELFATINSTIGSYYVNDFNMLGKTFKVNIRAKSNFRDSEAAFRNIFVKSHTTGDMIPVNSLAKLERSLGPDNVDRFNAYPAAKVMGEPAPGYTSGQAIKAISEVFKEVFPDNDYILGWSGTAYQEVHSAGTGMIAFIFGLIFVYLILAAQYERWLMPMAVLTAVPFSVFGALLTTWARGLSNDIYFQIGLLLLIGLGAKNAILIIEFAMEAHEKEGKNLFDASIQAAKLRFRPIVMTSLAFALGVLPMVFSTGAGAASRHSIGTGVVGGMIAASTIAIFFIPMFYYMIENFNIWLGKAFGKDDKQNRKVKNV, from the coding sequence ATGTTTTCAAAATTTTTTATCCATAGACCAGTTTTTGCATCTGTAATTTCTATAATTATAGTAATTGCTGGAATAATTTCTATGAGAGTTTTACCAGTTGAAGAGTACCCTCAACTAACTCCTCCAAGAATTGTAGTTAAGGCAATTTATAGTGGTGCAGATGCCCAAACTATTGCAGATACTGTTGCAGCTCCACTTGAAGAGGCAATTAACGGTGTTGAAAATATGATTTATATGCAATCAACTTCAAGCTCATCAGGCGAAATGTCATTAAGTGTTTATTTTGATGTAGGAACTGATCCACAAGAAGCATTGGTAAATGTTAATAACCGAATTAGAATCGCTCAAGCTTCTCTTCCTGAAGAAGTTCAAAGAATAGGTGTAAATGCATCTGAGATGAATCCTAATATTTTAGAAGTCGTGCAATTTTATGATCCAACAGGCAAAACTGATATAGTTAAGTTAAATAACTATATAAACATAAATGTCGTTGATGAAATAAAAAGAGTTCCTGGAGTTGGAAATGCCGTCTTAATAGGAAGTAAAAACTACTCTATGAGAATTTGGATAAAGCCTGATTTACTTCAAGAATATAAAATAACAATACCTGAAGTAATCACATCTATTAGAGAGCAAAACAGCCAGTATGCAACAGGTAAAATTGGACAACAACCAATGACTACCAATAACCCATATGTTTATACTATAAAGCCAGATGGTCGTCTAAAGTCAGTTAAAGAATTTGAAAATATAATTTTAAGAAGCAATGAAATAGGCTCTTCTTTAAAGCTTAAAGATGTAGCTGAAATTTCGCTTGGAGCGGAAAATTATGCTTTTGAAGGATTTATGAAAAAATATCCCGGAGCTCCTGTTTTGATATTTACCCAAAGCAATGCAAATGCTCTTGAAGTAGCAACTGCAGTCAATGAAAAACTAAAAGAGCTATCTAAGTCTTTTCCAGGAGGACTTACTTATAAAGTTCCTTACGATACCACAACTTTTGTCCAAATCACAATAAAAGAGGTGGTAAAAACATTTATAGAGGCTATGGCTTTAGTTTTTATAGTAATGTATCTATTTTTAGGAAACATAAGAGCTACAATTATTCCTATGCTTGCGGTTCCAGTATCTATTATAGGGTCTTTTGCCGGACTTTTAATAATGGGGTTTTCTATTAATATGATAACACTTTTTGCGATGATTTTAGCTATTGGTATAGTCGTGGATGATGCAATTATAGTCATAGAAAATGTTGAAAGAATTTTAGAAGAAGAACCAAATTTATCGGTTATTGAAGCAACCGATAAAGCAATGAGCGAAATTGTTGCACCAATTATTTCCATTGTTTTAGTTTTAAGCTCTGTTTTTATACCAGTTGCTTTTATGGAAGGATTTGTTGGAGTCATACAAAAACAATTTGCCTTAACCATGGTTGTCGCAGTCGCAATATCTGGATTTTGTGCTTTGACCTTAACTCCTGCACTTTGTGCATTGATGTTAAAAAAAGAAAGAGGCAAGCAGTTTTGGTTCGTAAGAAAATTTAATGAATTTTTTAATCTAAGCACAAGAATTTACTCAGCTGGAGTTCAAAAAGTACTAAAGCATATAATTCCATCTTTAATAATTGTAGCAATTATGATATTTGCAATTACAAGTTTATTTAAAATAGTTCCAAGTGGCCTTGTTCCAAATGAAGATAAAGGAAGCTTAATAGTCATGAACACATTACCATCGGCTTCTTCAATCGCAAGAACAATAGACCATGGTCACTTACTTGGAAATTCAGTAGAACAAGATAAAAATGTTGATTTATATGCGCTTATGGCAGGATATGATTTAGTATCAGGCTCTTTAAGAGAAAATGCATCTGTTATGTTTATAAAACTTGCTCATTGGAATGAAAGAAAAGATCTTAGCCAGTCATCATTTGCACTTGCTGGAAAATACAACAAAATGTTTTCACAAAATAGAGATGGAATAAGTTTTGTTGTAAATCCACCACCAATTACAGGTCTTTCAATGACAGGTGGATTTGAGCTTTTTGCACAAACAACTACTGGAAAAACATATGCACAAATGCAAGAAGACATGAAAAAAGTTATTGCTGCTGCAAACAAACGAGGAGATCTGTTTTTAGTAAGAACTAGTCTTGATACAAATTTCCCACAATATAATTTAACATTAGACAAAGATAAGATTAAAGCACATGGAGTAAGCATAAATGAGTTATTTGCCACAATTAATTCAACCATAGGAAGTTATTATGTAAATGATTTTAATATGCTTGGAAAAACATTTAAAGTTAATATTAGAGCTAAATCTAATTTTAGAGACTCAGAAGCTGCATTTAGAAATATATTTGTAAAAAGCCATACAACAGGCGACATGATACCAGTAAATTCGCTCGCTAAACTTGAAAGGAGCCTTGGGCCTGATAATGTTGATAGATTTAACGCTTATCCAGCAGCCAAGGTTATGGGTGAACCAGCTCCTGGATACACCTCTGGTCAAGCAATAAAAGCTATTTCTGAAGTATTTAAAGAAGTTTTTCCTGATAATGATTATATTCTTGGATGGTCAGGAACAGCATATCAAGAGGTTCATTCAGCAGGAACAGGAATGATAGCATTTATCTTTGGACTAATTTTTGTTTATTTAATTTTAGCTGCACAATACGAAAGATGGCTTATGCCTATGGCAGTTTTAACTGCAGTTCCTTTTTCAGTATTTGGAGCTTTGCTTACAACATGGGCAAGAGGCTTAAGCAATGATATATATTTCCAAATAGGACTTTTACTCTTAATTGGCCTTGGTGCAAAAAATGCTATTTTAATTATAGAATTTGCGATGGAAGCTCACGAAAAAGAAGGAAAAAATCTTTTTGATGCAAGTATCCAAGCTGCAAAGCTTAGATTTAGACCAATTGTGATGACATCACTAGCATTTGCATTAGGAGTTTTACCAATGGTATTTAGCACAGGAGCTGGTGCAGCATCAAGACACTCTATTGGAACAGGTGTTGTAGGTGGAATGATAGCAGCTTCAACAATAGCAATTTTCTTTATTCCTATGTTTTATTATATGATTGAAAATTTTAATATTTGGCTAGGTAAAGCTTTTGGCAAAGATGATAAACAAAATAGAAAGGTAAAAAATGTTTAA
- a CDS encoding TolC family protein gives MFNKKLLLTPLVLFCLAGCSFKPVTPLKDTSYTSTYNEANINAFWWKEFNDPVLDDLIASALKYNSDLALALNNIETARANLGLSKIEYLPNVNYQGKASRGTPSGDLNSYASYSANAVLNYELDLWGKVRNSVKAKNSLFKATKYDYEAARLSIASSVANSYFKLLFLKEQESVLRDTLKSYEDTFKFRQNQFSVGAISSIALYQAKTQVDSAKVKLTNVINELSSTNTALAILTGKSYDEILYKDIITDKAHQPTPPEVPNGVPSDLLLRRADVAASLERLKATNFLVGVARANYFPSFSLTGMFGYTSMEFDRLFIENANSWSAGGSLVGPLLDFGRSAKRVEIANLEQNASFINYDKTLKEAFGEVRNALVGRENAISKQTDMANLLNSQEKLYNIANERFKTGYSDNLELLDAQRGYLSARLEYAASNLEVSNSVVEVFKALGGGFKVEDNKTKQMLESNATIIPTSSVNPFKDLN, from the coding sequence ATGTTTAATAAAAAATTACTTCTTACTCCTTTGGTATTGTTTTGTTTAGCAGGGTGTTCTTTTAAGCCAGTTACTCCACTTAAAGACACAAGTTACACTTCAACTTACAATGAAGCAAATATAAATGCTTTTTGGTGGAAAGAGTTTAATGACCCTGTTTTAGACGATCTTATTGCTAGTGCATTAAAATATAATTCTGATTTAGCACTTGCTTTGAACAATATAGAAACAGCGAGAGCAAATTTAGGACTTAGCAAAATAGAGTATTTGCCAAATGTAAATTATCAAGGAAAAGCCTCAAGAGGTACTCCAAGTGGTGATTTAAACTCTTATGCCTCTTATAGTGCAAATGCTGTTTTAAACTACGAGCTTGATCTTTGGGGAAAAGTGAGAAATAGCGTAAAAGCTAAAAATTCTCTTTTTAAAGCCACAAAATATGACTATGAAGCAGCGAGATTAAGCATCGCAAGTAGTGTTGCAAATAGCTATTTTAAACTACTATTTTTAAAAGAGCAAGAAAGTGTTTTAAGAGATACATTAAAAAGCTATGAAGATACATTTAAATTTAGGCAAAATCAATTTAGCGTTGGAGCAATAAGCTCAATCGCACTTTATCAGGCTAAAACTCAAGTTGATAGCGCTAAAGTAAAACTAACAAATGTTATAAATGAACTCTCAAGCACAAACACAGCACTTGCTATTTTAACAGGCAAAAGCTATGATGAAATTTTATATAAAGATATAATTACAGATAAAGCTCATCAACCAACCCCACCAGAAGTTCCAAACGGAGTTCCTTCGGATTTGTTATTAAGAAGAGCTGATGTTGCTGCAAGCCTAGAAAGACTAAAGGCAACAAATTTCTTAGTAGGCGTAGCAAGAGCTAATTATTTTCCAAGTTTTTCATTAACTGGAATGTTTGGATACACAAGTATGGAATTCGATAGATTATTTATAGAAAATGCCAATAGCTGGAGTGCTGGAGGATCTTTAGTCGGTCCATTGCTTGATTTTGGAAGAAGTGCAAAAAGAGTTGAAATAGCAAATTTAGAACAAAATGCAAGCTTTATAAATTATGATAAAACTTTGAAAGAAGCCTTTGGAGAAGTTAGAAATGCTCTTGTTGGTAGAGAAAACGCAATTTCAAAACAAACTGATATGGCAAATTTACTAAACTCACAAGAAAAACTTTACAACATTGCAAATGAAAGATTTAAAACTGGATATAGTGATAACTTGGAATTGCTAGATGCTCAAAGAGGATATTTATCAGCTAGACTTGAATATGCAGCTTCAAATTTAGAAGTTTCAAATAGCGTTGTTGAAGTATTTAAGGCTTTAGGTGGCGGGTTTAAAGTTGAAGATAATAAAACAAAGCAGATGCTTGAATCAAATGCAACTATTATTCCAACCTCATCAGTAAATCCATTTAAAGACTTAAACTAA
- a CDS encoding zinc ribbon domain-containing protein: protein MERLNFKSSNLSERLNRILHKFVKGAITSKLDDFKNKLGITITEINPAYTSQTCNSCGYIAKNNRKSRDEFICVCCNKKSHADINASRNIFGRSSTPLKDIYLSKAFILDKLITRFIERQRSHYNLASLIVNNKYFNNYQQTLVE from the coding sequence ATGGAAAGACTTAATTTTAAAAGCTCTAACTTATCCGAAAGATTAAATAGAATATTGCATAAATTTGTAAAAGGAGCTATAACATCTAAATTAGATGATTTTAAAAATAAACTAGGAATTACCATTACAGAAATTAATCCAGCTTATACAAGTCAAACTTGTAATAGTTGTGGCTATATAGCTAAAAATAATAGAAAAAGTAGAGATGAGTTTATATGTGTATGTTGTAATAAAAAATCCCATGCAGATATAAACGCATCTAGAAATATCTTTGGTAGAAGTTCTACCCCACTTAAAGATATTTATTTATCAAAAGCGTTTATTCTTGATAAATTGATAACAAGATTTATTGAGAGACAAAGAAGCCATTATAATTTGGCTAGTTTGATAGTTAATAATAAATATTTTAATAACTATCAACAAACTCTAGTGGAGTAG
- a CDS encoding type II toxin-antitoxin system RelE/ParE family toxin, whose translation MIIYSSRFYKELENITAFILKDSQQRALKFSDELFLKIENIPNHPLAYPEYKDNEFIRKLIYKKYVIPFEILKDDIYILGIFKNNLWSK comes from the coding sequence ATGATTATTTATTCAAGCCGTTTTTATAAAGAGTTAGAAAATATAACTGCTTTTATCTTAAAAGACAGCCAACAAAGAGCTTTAAAATTTAGTGATGAGCTATTTTTAAAAATTGAAAATATTCCAAACCACCCATTAGCTTATCCAGAGTATAAAGACAATGAATTTATCAGAAAGTTGATTTATAAAAAATATGTGATACCTTTTGAAATTTTAAAAGATGATATCTACATTTTAGGAATATTTAAAAATAATCTTTGGAGCAAATAA
- the pepT gene encoding peptidase T: MDIVTRFINYTKINTTTNRKNGSLGIMPSNPNETKLAKLLENELKELGLTNIKRRDNAITTAVLPSNSSKKLPKIAFFAHLDTSAEQTNDTKAQIHKFNGGEICLNKELNIYLKDESLKNYIGDEIITTDGTSLLGADDKAAIASIMNAVKYFVDNPKIEHGDVTVCFVPDEEQGLRGAKALDINEIDADFGYCLDCCEIGELIYENWNAGNAEVTFNGVSAHPMNAKGNLINSLLLAHKFISMIPSGEAPEYTENKEGYFWVKELSGNSAQTILKLDIREFDEKKYHERMEFLNELTNSLKKLWGDERISVKLTDRYKNVFNYLKNEDAAPIKLAKKAFKNLNITPKIKPMRGGYDGSVISEKGIPCPNLFTGAHNFHSIYEFLPVSSLKASSNTVIEIIKLAANLEK; encoded by the coding sequence ATGGATATTGTAACTCGTTTTATAAACTACACTAAAATAAATACTACAACAAACAGAAAAAATGGAAGTCTTGGTATAATGCCCTCAAATCCAAATGAAACCAAGCTTGCTAAACTACTTGAAAATGAATTAAAAGAGCTAGGTCTAACAAATATAAAAAGAAGAGATAATGCCATCACAACTGCCGTACTTCCCTCAAATTCATCTAAAAAATTACCTAAGATAGCATTTTTTGCACATCTTGATACAAGTGCCGAGCAAACAAACGACACAAAAGCTCAAATCCACAAATTTAATGGTGGTGAAATTTGCCTAAATAAAGAACTTAATATCTATTTAAAAGATGAGAGTTTAAAAAACTACATAGGTGATGAAATTATAACAACTGATGGAACAAGTTTACTTGGAGCTGATGACAAAGCTGCAATTGCTTCAATTATGAATGCAGTGAAATATTTCGTTGATAATCCAAAAATAGAGCACGGTGATGTTACTGTATGTTTTGTGCCAGATGAAGAACAAGGATTACGTGGCGCAAAAGCCTTAGATATAAATGAAATTGATGCAGATTTTGGATATTGTTTGGACTGCTGCGAAATTGGAGAGCTTATCTATGAAAACTGGAACGCAGGAAATGCAGAAGTTACATTTAATGGAGTTTCAGCTCATCCTATGAATGCAAAGGGAAATTTAATAAACTCACTTTTACTAGCACATAAATTTATCTCAATGATTCCAAGTGGCGAAGCACCAGAATATACAGAAAATAAAGAGGGATATTTTTGGGTAAAAGAATTAAGTGGAAATAGTGCTCAAACTATTTTAAAGCTTGATATTAGAGAATTTGATGAAAAAAAATACCATGAAAGAATGGAATTTTTAAATGAGCTTACAAATTCCTTAAAAAAACTTTGGGGTGATGAGAGAATATCGGTAAAACTTACAGATAGATATAAGAATGTTTTTAACTACTTAAAAAATGAAGATGCAGCTCCTATAAAACTTGCTAAAAAAGCGTTTAAGAATTTAAATATTACTCCGAAAATAAAACCGATGAGAGGTGGATATGATGGCTCAGTAATATCAGAAAAAGGAATTCCATGCCCTAACTTATTCACAGGAGCACATAATTTTCACTCAATTTATGAGTTTTTGCCAGTTAGCTCATTAAAGGCTTCGAGCAACACAGTAATTGAAATAATCAAACTCGCTGCTAATTTAGAAAAATAA